From a single Fundidesulfovibrio terrae genomic region:
- a CDS encoding ABC transporter permease — MKAPLALRLARRELRGGVRGLWTFLGCLALGVAAIATVGTLSEAFRASVAAEAASIMGGDLEVSLSSIPLKPAELQALTRLGRVSEVLEMRAMAENDAAPGAKRALVSLKAVDRAYPLLGAVTALPALEGAGSLADALAERGGVYGALVHPDLLARIQARVGDVIGVGDASFQIRGILTQEPDRAFRLLAFGPRLLVSLEGMESTGLARPGSMVRYEYRLALGAPAQTAEAARTLKQELDDPSIRVRTADEAAPTIRDGFTRLGGLMALVGLSALLLGGLGVSEAVSAYLESKTKTIATFKAVGAPGGLVFRVFFLQIMFLAACGIAVGLAVGAAVGYLGAPALAQVLPVAPKAGLYPKALALAGLFGALTAVAFALPPLSSRVHVSPLTLFRGYAAPERPRPGRAALAASALMGLALGWLVLESSPDARLGWGFIYSALGCTVAFWLAAKLLILVARALPRPRDPRLALAVTGLHRPGNPTGPVVACLGLGLTVLSAVALSDANFQHTMREELPAQAPSFFFLDVQPYQIDEFRQVLSSIEGVTRVEAAPSLRGRIVSVKGVPVENLQVPENVAWAVRGDRSLSTARGMSQGALITAGKWWPEDYSGPPLVSMDAEVAKGLGLRVGDRLSVSVLGREVELTVASLRRINWLSLSLNYAFILSPGVLDNDPMSYLATAYVDPSKPQAASEVYDRIGARFGNISIQRVDEALADVSNLAGQIAMAVRASAVVTLLAGLLVLAQSLRAAMARRQYETVIYKVCGATRRDIMTIMLCEHGMAGLAAGLAALMLGAGLSWFFVTRYMSVEWSFFAGPVLGVLGTAMALTLVMALSGMWRMLSGKAWPYLRNE; from the coding sequence ATGAAAGCCCCTCTCGCCCTGCGCCTGGCCCGCCGCGAACTGCGCGGCGGGGTGCGCGGGCTGTGGACCTTCCTCGGCTGCCTGGCCCTGGGCGTGGCGGCCATCGCCACGGTGGGCACGCTTTCCGAGGCGTTCCGGGCGTCCGTGGCCGCCGAGGCCGCCAGCATCATGGGCGGTGACCTCGAGGTCAGCCTGAGCAGCATCCCCCTCAAGCCCGCCGAACTCCAGGCGCTTACGCGGCTGGGGCGCGTCTCGGAAGTCCTCGAGATGCGGGCCATGGCCGAGAACGACGCCGCTCCCGGCGCCAAGCGCGCCCTGGTGTCGCTCAAGGCCGTGGACCGGGCCTATCCCCTGCTGGGGGCGGTCACCGCACTGCCGGCCCTTGAGGGAGCCGGATCCCTTGCCGACGCCCTGGCAGAGCGCGGGGGCGTCTACGGAGCCCTGGTCCACCCGGACCTGCTTGCCCGAATCCAGGCCAGGGTGGGCGACGTCATCGGCGTGGGCGACGCCAGCTTCCAGATACGCGGCATACTCACCCAGGAGCCGGACCGGGCGTTTCGCCTGCTGGCCTTCGGTCCGAGGCTTTTGGTGTCGCTTGAAGGAATGGAGAGCACGGGCCTGGCCCGGCCGGGCAGCATGGTGCGCTACGAGTACCGCCTGGCCCTGGGCGCCCCGGCCCAAACGGCCGAGGCCGCCCGGACGCTCAAGCAGGAGCTGGACGACCCGAGCATCCGGGTGCGTACCGCCGACGAGGCCGCCCCCACCATCCGCGACGGATTCACCCGCCTGGGCGGGCTCATGGCTCTGGTGGGGCTGTCGGCGCTGCTGCTCGGCGGACTCGGTGTGTCCGAGGCCGTGTCGGCCTACCTGGAATCCAAGACCAAAACCATAGCCACGTTCAAGGCTGTGGGCGCTCCCGGCGGGCTGGTCTTCCGGGTGTTCTTCCTGCAGATCATGTTCCTGGCCGCCTGCGGCATCGCCGTGGGACTGGCCGTGGGCGCGGCCGTGGGCTATCTGGGCGCGCCCGCCCTGGCCCAGGTGCTGCCGGTGGCCCCCAAGGCCGGGCTCTACCCCAAGGCCTTGGCCCTGGCCGGGCTCTTCGGGGCGCTCACGGCCGTGGCCTTCGCCCTGCCGCCGCTGTCGTCGCGCGTCCACGTGTCGCCCCTGACGCTCTTCCGGGGCTACGCCGCCCCGGAGCGCCCCCGGCCCGGCCGCGCCGCCCTGGCCGCGTCCGCGCTCATGGGGCTGGCGCTTGGCTGGCTGGTGCTGGAAAGCTCCCCGGACGCCCGACTGGGCTGGGGCTTCATCTATTCCGCCCTGGGCTGCACTGTGGCCTTCTGGCTGGCGGCAAAGCTGCTCATTCTGGTTGCGCGCGCCCTGCCGCGCCCGCGCGACCCTCGCCTGGCCTTGGCCGTCACGGGCCTGCACCGCCCCGGCAACCCCACGGGGCCGGTGGTGGCCTGCCTGGGACTCGGGCTCACGGTGCTCTCGGCCGTGGCCCTCTCCGACGCCAATTTTCAACACACCATGCGCGAGGAACTGCCCGCTCAGGCCCCGTCGTTCTTCTTCCTGGACGTCCAGCCCTACCAGATCGACGAATTCCGCCAGGTTCTCTCTTCCATCGAGGGCGTCACGCGCGTGGAGGCCGCGCCGTCGCTGCGCGGGCGCATCGTTTCGGTCAAGGGCGTGCCCGTGGAGAACCTGCAGGTACCCGAGAACGTGGCCTGGGCCGTGCGTGGCGACCGCAGCCTGAGCACCGCCCGGGGCATGTCTCAGGGCGCTCTCATCACTGCCGGAAAGTGGTGGCCCGAGGACTACTCCGGCCCCCCGCTGGTCTCCATGGACGCCGAGGTGGCCAAGGGCCTGGGGCTTCGCGTGGGCGACAGACTCTCGGTGAGCGTTCTCGGGCGCGAGGTGGAGCTCACTGTGGCGAGCCTGCGGCGCATCAACTGGCTGTCGCTCTCGCTCAACTACGCCTTCATTCTTTCGCCGGGCGTTCTGGACAACGACCCCATGAGCTACCTGGCCACGGCCTACGTGGACCCCTCCAAGCCCCAGGCCGCAAGCGAGGTATACGACCGCATCGGGGCGCGCTTCGGCAACATAAGCATCCAGCGCGTGGACGAGGCCCTGGCGGACGTCTCCAACCTGGCGGGGCAGATCGCCATGGCGGTGCGGGCCTCGGCTGTGGTGACGCTCCTGGCGGGGCTTCTGGTGCTGGCCCAGAGCCTGCGGGCGGCCATGGCCCGGCGGCAGTACGAGACGGTGATCTACAAGGTCTGCGGGGCCACGCGGCGCGACATCATGACCATCATGCTCTGCGAGCACGGCATGGCCGGCCTGGCGGCCGGCCTGGCGGCGCTCATGCTGGGGGCCGGGCTGTCGTGGTTCTTCGTGACCCGCTACATGAGCGTGGAGTGGAGCTTCTTCGCCGGGCCGGTGCTCGGCGTGCTGGGGACGGCCATGGCGCTCACGCTGGTGATGGCGCTCTCGGGCATGTGGCGGATGCTGTCCGGCAAGGCGTGGCCGTATTTGCGCAACGAGTAA
- a CDS encoding DUF362 domain-containing protein, whose amino-acid sequence MAAKPSAVYFANLRARGPKDNKLSRVGKLFEQAGFKKLAGKDALAAVKVHFGELGNDTFVSPVLIRALIDKLKKYGASPFLTDTATLYSGSRHNAVDHLRTAFLHGFGPETAGAPVVVADGLRGNDWREVRVGLKHFKKVKIATGILEADSLLAVSHFKGHEMAGFGGAIKNLAMGCAPPAGKRDQHSPRFQVDQGPCIGCAECLKVCPEKAVNVSAKKATIDKNLCIGCGECITVCRPKAISMDWATELGPFTEKMVEYAFGAVKGRKAKTGYVNFLVNITPDCDCVPWSDAPIVPDIGILASSDPVAIDKACLDLVNQQAALPGSHLHANHAPGQHKFQGLWRHTLGDLQLSYAEEIGLGTQRYDLVEI is encoded by the coding sequence ATGGCCGCCAAACCAAGCGCCGTCTATTTCGCCAACCTTCGGGCCAGGGGTCCCAAGGACAACAAGCTCTCCCGCGTGGGCAAGCTCTTCGAGCAGGCCGGATTCAAGAAGCTCGCGGGCAAGGACGCCCTCGCTGCAGTGAAGGTCCACTTCGGCGAGCTCGGCAACGACACCTTCGTCAGCCCTGTGCTCATCCGGGCGCTGATCGACAAGCTCAAGAAATACGGGGCCAGCCCCTTCCTCACCGACACGGCCACGCTCTACTCCGGTTCGCGCCACAACGCCGTGGACCACCTGCGAACGGCGTTCCTGCATGGCTTCGGCCCCGAGACCGCGGGCGCGCCCGTGGTCGTGGCCGACGGCCTGCGCGGCAACGACTGGCGTGAGGTGCGGGTCGGGCTCAAGCATTTCAAGAAGGTCAAGATCGCCACCGGAATCCTGGAGGCCGACTCCCTGCTGGCCGTCAGCCACTTCAAGGGCCACGAGATGGCCGGATTCGGCGGGGCCATCAAGAACCTGGCCATGGGCTGCGCTCCCCCGGCGGGCAAGCGCGACCAGCACTCCCCCCGCTTCCAGGTGGACCAGGGGCCGTGCATCGGCTGCGCCGAGTGCCTGAAGGTCTGCCCGGAGAAGGCCGTGAACGTCAGCGCCAAAAAGGCCACCATCGACAAGAACCTCTGCATCGGCTGCGGCGAGTGCATCACGGTCTGCCGCCCCAAGGCCATCTCCATGGACTGGGCCACCGAACTCGGCCCCTTCACCGAGAAAATGGTGGAATACGCCTTCGGCGCGGTGAAGGGCCGCAAGGCCAAGACCGGCTACGTCAACTTCCTGGTGAACATCACTCCGGACTGCGACTGCGTGCCCTGGTCCGACGCCCCAATCGTGCCCGACATCGGAATCCTGGCCTCCAGCGACCCCGTGGCCATTGACAAAGCCTGCCTTGATCTGGTCAATCAGCAGGCGGCGCTGCCGGGTTCGCACCTGCACGCCAACCACGCCCCGGGGCAGCACAAGTTCCAGGGCCTGTGGCGGCACACCCTGGGCGATCTCCAGCTCTCCTACGCCGAGGAGATCGGCCTGGGCACCCAGCGCTACGACCTGGTCGAAATCTAG
- a CDS encoding acetate uptake transporter: MKAMDQKTANPAPVGLLGFGMTTILLNIHNAGFFPISAMILAMGIFYGGIAQVIAGVLEYKKGNTFAYTAFTSYGMFWLTLVFLIVAPKWGITGATEHAFMAWYLFVWGLFTLFMFIGTLNKGPVLKFIFGSLTILFFLLAVRDWTGSELIGTIAGWEGIVCGASAFYLGMAEVLEEARGRKILPF, encoded by the coding sequence CTGAAAGCAATGGATCAGAAGACGGCCAACCCGGCCCCCGTAGGCCTGCTCGGGTTCGGAATGACCACCATCCTGCTCAACATCCACAACGCCGGATTTTTCCCCATCAGCGCCATGATCCTGGCCATGGGGATCTTCTACGGCGGCATCGCCCAGGTGATCGCGGGCGTGCTGGAATACAAGAAGGGCAACACCTTCGCATACACGGCCTTTACGAGCTACGGCATGTTCTGGCTCACCCTGGTGTTTCTCATCGTGGCCCCCAAATGGGGCATCACCGGCGCGACCGAGCACGCCTTCATGGCCTGGTACCTGTTCGTGTGGGGCCTGTTCACCCTGTTCATGTTCATCGGCACGCTGAACAAGGGCCCGGTGCTCAAGTTCATCTTCGGGTCGCTGACCATCCTGTTCTTCCTGCTGGCCGTGCGCGACTGGACCGGCTCGGAGCTGATCGGCACCATCGCCGGCTGGGAAGGCATCGTGTGCGGCGCGTCGGCCTTCTACCTGGGCATGGCCGAGGTGCTGGAGGAAGCTCGCGGCCGCAAGATCCTGCCGTTCTAG